The proteins below are encoded in one region of Canis lupus dingo isolate Sandy chromosome 30, ASM325472v2, whole genome shotgun sequence:
- the LOC112675426 gene encoding LOW QUALITY PROTEIN: olfactory receptor 4K15-like (The sequence of the model RefSeq protein was modified relative to this genomic sequence to represent the inferred CDS: inserted 2 bases in 1 codon) translates to MDDANQSVVSEFIFHGLCDSRELQTFLLLTSSMLYLMTVVGNLIVVILFITDPHLHFQMYFLANLSFVDFCLTSVTTPKLTTDFLKRHKTIYFGRCTSQILCVHLFAGIEMVLLVTVAHDCYMAICKPLRYSSIMDRQKYIWLVLISCIIGFVHAMSRLAMILDLPFCGPRRVGHSFFCDIPLVSKLACTDTHTLKMLINSDSGVLATTCFLLLLASYIYILVTVCLHSEDGTSKVXSTCTSHITVMLLFFVPCMFIYLWLLSITWVDKLLAVFYTVITSLLNPATYTLRNKEIRNAIKRLISRFTNP, encoded by the exons ATGGATGATGCAAATCAGTCTGTGGTGTCCGAGTTCATTTTTCATGGACTTTGTGATTCAAGGGAGCTCCAGACCTTCCTCCTACTGACCTCCTCTATGCTCTATCTGATGACTGTGGTGGGCAACCTCATCGTAGTGATCTTATTCATCACGGACCCTCATCTCCATTTCCAAATGTACTTCTTAGCCAATCTCTCATTTGTGGACTTCTGCCTTACCTCAGTAACTACCCCCAAACTGACCACAGACTTCCTAAAGCGTCATAAAACCATCTATTTTGGTAGATGCACGAGCCAGATCCTCTGTGTGCATTTATTTGCAGGAATTGAGATGGTGCTTCTTGTGACAGTGGCCCATGATTGTTacatggccatctgcaagccactCCGTTACTCCAGCATCATGGACAGACAAAAGTACATCTGGCTAGTTTTGATATCATGCATCATTGGTTTTGTGCATGCCATGAGCCGACTGGCTATGATTTTAGATCTGCCCTTCTGTGGACCCAGAAGAGTGGGTCACAGTTTTTTCTGTGACATTCCTTTGGTGAGCAAACTGGCCTGCACGGACACACATACTCTGAAAATGTTGATAAATTCTGACAGTGGGGTCTTGGCAACAACTTGCTTCCTTCTCTTACTGGCCTCCTACATCTACATCCTAGTAACAGTCTGTCTTCACTCTGAGGATGGAACATCCAAGGT CTCTACATGCACCTCCCACATTACAGTGATGCTTCTCTTCTTTGTACCCTGCATGTTCATCTATCTGTGGCTACTTAGCATCACTTGGGTGGACAAGTTGCTTGCTGTGTTTTACACAGTAATCACATCTCTCCTGAATCCAGCCACTTATACTCTGAGAAATAAAGAGATTAGGAATGCCATCAAGAGACTGATAAGTAGGTTTACAAATCCATAG
- the LOC112675427 gene encoding olfactory receptor 4F21-like, whose amino-acid sequence MDGLNNSVVSEFVLLGLSTSWETKVFLMLTFSLIYLGIILGNLFIFFLVIFDSHLHSPMYFLLANLSFIDMGVASTTVPKMIGDLLNEYKIISFQGCMTQMCFIHIMGGVEMVLLIAMAFDRYIAICKPLHYLNIMNPKICVSFVITGWVIGVIHAMSQFAFIINLPFCGPNEVDSFYCDFPRIIKLACTDGVKFEFIIAANSGFMSMGTFFLLILSYVFILVTVWKRASGDLSKAFVTLSSHITVVVLFFTPCMFLYVWPFPTSSIDKYLFIADFAITPILNPIIYTLRNKDIKVSVKRLSKWGHYGRRC is encoded by the coding sequence ATGGATGGACTAAATAATTCTGTGGTTTCTGAGTTTGTGTTGCTGGGACTCTCTACTTCTTGGGAAACTAAAGTTTTTCTCATGTTGACATTTTCCTTGATCTATTTAGGGATAATCCTGGgaaatctcttcattttctttttggtaatttttgattCTCACCTACATTCTCCCATGTACTTCCTCCTGGCCAATCTGTCCTTCATTGACATGGGGGTTGCCTCTACAACAGTCCCAAAGATGATTGGGGACCTTTTAAATGAATACAAGATAATTTCCTTCCAAGGTTGTATGACACAGATGTGCTTCATTCACATCATGGGAGGAGTGGAGATGGTGCTGCTCATAGCCATGGCATTTGACAGGTACATCGCAATTTGTAAGCCTCTTCACTATCTGAACATCATGAACCCTAAAATATGTGTTTCGTTTGTAATCACTGGCTGGGTGATTGGAGTGATCCATGCTATGTCTCAGTTTGCTTTCATTATAAACTTGCCTTTTTGTGGTCCTAATGAGGTAGACAGCTTTTACTGTGACTTTCCCAGGATCATAAAGCTTGCGTGCACTGATGGAGTTAAATTTGAGTTTATTATTGCTGCTAACAGTGGCTTCATGAGCATGGGCACCTTCTTCCTGCTAATCCTTTCCTATGTCTTCATTTTGGTCACTGTCTGGAAACGTGCTTCAGGAGATTTATCCAAAGCATTTGTCACACTGTCATCTCACATCACTGTGGTGGTTCTATTTTTCACTCCATGCATGTTTCTCTATGTCTGGCCTTTCCCCACATCATCAATTGACAAATACCTGTTCATTGCTGACTTTGCTATCACCCCCATTTTAAATCccataatatatacattaagGAACAAAGACATAAAGGTATCTGTAAAGCGACTGAGCAAATGGGGACATTATGGCAGACGTTGCTAA